GAGGTTGCTGTGAGGTTGATCCGGACCTGCACGTAACAACCGGACACACAGTAGGCTTGCCCTGTGTTTGGCAACATCGGTTGGGGCGAGTTCATGATCCTCCTCGTAGCGGCTCTGGTCATTTTGGGACCTGAGCGGCTTCCGGGCGCGGTCTCCTGGGTTACACGATCACTGAGGCAGGTACGTGAATACGCTTCCGGAGCCCAGAATCAGCTCAAGGAAGAACTGGGCACCGACTTCGAGGATCTGCGTAAACCGCTCGCAGATCTGAACAAGCTGCGCGGGATGACTCCGCGCGCTGTGATCACCCAGCATCTTCTCGACGGCGACGATTCCCTCTTCACCGGAGACTTCGACAAGAAGTCCCAGAGCACTGCGAAGCCCCAGAGCAGCAACGGTGTGAAGCCGCAGAGCGGCGCCCAGGAACCGATGTCACTTACGAAGGACAAGCCTCTCGCAGCCGGTGAGCGTCCGCCGGTCGACCTCGACGCAACCTGAGCGCAGCCCGCTACATATTGCGTACGGTATTGATACCGAGCGACATCCCGGCCAGCCCGCGCTGACGTACCGCCAACTTGTCCGCGATCTCCGTCAATGCCTTCGCGGCAGCGCTGTCCGGTGCACTCAACACGATCGGCGTGCCGGCGTCACCAGCTTCACGAACCGACGGATCAAGCGGAATCTGACCGAGCAGTGGAACTTTCGCGCCGACGGCCTTGGTGAGTCGATCGGATACCGTCTGGCCGCCGCCCGTTCCGAAGACGTCCATGCGGGTGCCGTCGGGGAGTTCGAGCCACGACATGTTCTCGACGACGCCGGCAACACGCTGACGGGTCTGTAGTGCGATGGCACCGGCGCGCTCGGCAACCTCGGCGGCTGCTTGCTGCGGCGTCGTGACCACCAGAATCTCGGCGCTCGGGATCAGCTGGGCTACCGAGATGGCGATGTCACCCGTTCCGGGCGGCAGATCCAGCAGAAGGATGTCCAGATCGCCCCAGAAGACGTCGGCGAGGAACTGCTGCAGCGCGCGGTGCAGCATGGGGCCACGCCACACGACCGGGGTGTTGCCCTGAGTGAACTGGGCGATGGAAATCATCTTCACGTCATGCGCGACTGGCGGCATGATCATCTTCTCGACCTGCGTGGGCTTGGCGTCGGTGCCGAGCATACGAGGGATGGAATGACCGTAGATGTCGGCGTCGAGAACGCCGACGGACAGTCCGCGTGCTGCGAGTGCGGCTGCGAGATTGACTGTCACACTGGACTTTCCGACGCCACCCTTGCCGGAGGCGACAGCGTACACGCGGGTGAGGGAGCCGGGCTGGGCGAAGGGGATCACCGGTTCGGCGGAGTCGCCGCGCAGTGACTTGCGAAGTTCGGTGCGCTGCGTGTCGTTCATCACGTCGAGTTCGACCCGAATGGCACCAACACCGGCGACGTCGGCAACTGCCTTGGTGACGCGCTCGGTGATCTCGGTGCGCATCGGGCAGCCGGCGGTGGTGAGGTAGATCCCGATGTCGACGCTGTTGTCTTGCGCAAGCGTGATGTTTCTGACCATCCCCAATTCGGTGATGGGTTTGCGGATCTCAGGGTCGAGAACTCGCGCGAGCGCGGAGCGAACGTCGGACTCGGTCAGTGCGGACATGGCTCCATGGTAGGTGTCGGCAGATCAGTGAATGCGAGGCAGGTCCGATGCGGCGGGAACGATGCCGGTGGAGTACCCGGCAGTCCAGGCCAGGACGTTGGCGACGTAGGCAGCCGAGTTGTTGTAACGATGGATTGCTTTGGCGGCCTGCGTGAGGTCCTGCATGTTCAATCCGCCGTCGCACAGGTACTTTCCGGTGGTCAGTGCGGAGTCGAAGAGGTTCTGCGGATCGGAGATGCCGTCACCGTTGCCGTCGCCGGCGTACTGCGTCCAGGTGGACGGGATGAACTGCATCGGGCCGACTGCGCGGTCGTAGACGGTGTCGCCGTCGAGTGCGCCGCCGTCGGTGTCCATGATCACGGCCTGGCCGGGGAGGCTGCCGTTGAGGGGCAGTCCGATGACCGGCTCGAAGAGGTTGCCGAGTGCATCGGCGTCCTTGCCGTCGTGGGCGTGGCCGGATTCGACGCGGCCGATACCGGCCAGCATGGTCCACTGCATGTTGCAGGTGGGGTTCTCGACAGCGAGGATGCGCTCGGCGTTCTGATAAGCGGCGACGCTGACGCTGGGGATTCCCAGGGCGCCTTCGGCCATCGACGCGGGCAGTGGGGGTGTGGCCTGGACCGGTGCGAGCGGAGCGGGCTCGGCAACTGCGGGCGCCAGGTCGGCGACGGGAAGGATCTGAGCTTGGGGTTCCTGCGTGGCCGGTGTCGCGAGCGGTGCCACGGCGGTTTCGGCGCTGGCGGCGTTCACGAAAGTCATATCGGATACCGCTCCGGCGGAGTTCGCGGCTGTTACCAAACCGATAGGAATGAGGCCGGAGAGCGCGATGACCGAGTTGCGACGAATGTGCGAATCTGTCTTCTTGTTGTGCCGACCCACTGTTACTGCCTCCTGGACCCCGAAATCGGGGTTTTCCGTTCACTGACGGAATCGAGGCTACCTGATTTGTTGCATTTCCGTTACTCAACCGTGATCTAACCGGGCAGAACTGTGCCGTCGGCGCAGTTCAATCGTGATTTTTCCGGGAGTCGGCGTTATCGCTACGTGACCGTTATGCGACGGGCATAAACGGCAAACCCGGCAGCAGTGGAGCCGGTGCGGGTGCCGGTGCGGCAGCAGGGGTCGGCGCGACGGCTGCGGGTGCGGCGTCGGAAGTGGCCGCCGGGACGGACGGCGGAGTTGCGGTCGTCGTGTCGGTGGTGGGTGCCGGCGCGGCAGTCGATGCCCCAGTGGTCGGGATAGCGCACGGCAGGAAGATCCCCGGTTGCAACTGTGCGAGCGCTACGGGATCGGGGAGGATCACGCACATGTCGTCTGGCCACGTCCAGCCGGTTGGCGTCAGAATCGGCCACACAAGGCCTCGTGACGTCAGTACGGGCAGCGGGATGATCGGTCCTGTCGGGGGTTGCGGTGTGGTGGCGGGTCCGGGCGCCGACTGGCCCGGCGTTGACTGGTTCGGCGTGGTGGGGAGGACTCCGGGTGGGATCAGAGCTTGGAGATCAGGCGAGAGCGCCGGCATGTCTGGCAGTCCGGGGAGCAGAGGCGGAGGGGTAGCTGCCGCCGTCGTCTGATCTGCGTCCTTCTTCTCGGCTGCCGGATCGACTGCCGCCGCAGCGGCGAGAATGGCTGCGGTTGACGTGGCGTCGGCGTTTCCGGCGTTGATGCTCCCGGTATTGATTCCGCCGGTGTACGGCAGCGATCCGGACGGGAGGACGCCACTCTTGTACGCCGTCGACCACATGATGACGTTTGCAGCATATGCCGCTGAATTGTTGTACCGGAGAACGGCTTTGGTCTCCTGATCGAGGTTGCGGAGATCGAGGCCGCCGCTGCAGAGGTATTTGGCCGCCGACAGTGCCGCGTCGAACACGTTGTTGGGGTCGGTAACACCGTCGCCGTTGCCGTCACTCGCGTAGTGCGCCCACGTCGAAGGAATGAACTGCATGGGTCCGACAGCGCGGTCGTGCGTCGGGTCGCCGTCGATCAAGCCCTTGTCGGTGTCGGTGATGATCTGGTTGCCGGCCAGGCGGCCGTCCAGCACCGGTCCGTATATCGGTGTCACAGTGGTGCCGACGGAGGTGGTGCGCCCGCCGTTGGCATGGCCCGATTCGATTCGGCCGATGCCGGCCAGGAGATGCCAGGGGACGCCGCAGCCGGGTGCCTCCGTCATCATGACCAGCTCTGCGGAGCGATAGGCGTTGAGGACGATCTCGGGTATGCCCAGTGAGGTCAGGACAACTGTTGCGGCTGCGGGGTCCAGTGCGGTGGTTGTGGCGGTAGTGCTCGGTGGTGCTGATCGTTGTGTTCGCACCGTGCGAGGTGTCGGAAGGAAATCGGGGCTGTCCACTGCGTTCACGGCGTTACCTGCGAGCGCAATGGGTATCGGTGAGCCCGTTGCAGGGGCACTACCTGCGGTGAGGGCTGCCGGTCCGGTGGCCGCGAGTAGGCCCCCCAGTAGCGTGGACGCTGCGATCAATCCTCGTACGCGCACGATTCCCCTTTGCTGGTAGCCCGGGTTCGGGGTACCCACCGATATATATAAGAGTCTGTGACTTACGTTACATATCGGTCTCGGAGTGCGCAGCAAAACTCAGTAAACCCTCAGCTAAGAATCTCGGCTATCGTGACTCTTTTTTCCAGAACCTGATTCGCGCTGCTTCTTCTTGGGAGGCGGTTCGTGATCGGCGGTGAGGAGCAACTTGATCTCGTCGAGTTCGCGTCGCAGATAGTCGCGAGTTGCGACTTCGCCGAGGGAGATACGCAGAGCCGCGAGTTCCCGAGCGAGGAACTCTGTATCGGCTTTGGTCTGTTCGGCGCGAATCCGGTCCTCCTCTAGCGAGACCTTGTCTCGGTTCTCCTGCCGATTCTGGGCAAGGAGGATCAACGGTGCCGCGTATGCAGCCTGCGTCGAGAACGCCAGATTGAGCAGGATGAACGGATAGGGATCCCACTGCAAGCTGACCGCAAAGATATTCAGTGCGATCCAGACGATCACGATGATCGTCTGAATCGCCAGGTAGCGGCCAGTACCCAGGAAACGAGCAATACGCTCGCTGACCCGGCCAACGGCCTCGACGTCGAAGTCGAAGTGGAACCGCCGACTCCCCCGGGGAGTCTCGAGACGCTGACGAGCGCTGGACGACCGATCGCTCATCGGACCAACCCCTCGTCGTCGGAATCGTCTTCGCGCCAGTCCTCGGGCAGGAGGTGATCGAGAACGTCGTCGACGGTGACCGCGCCGATCAGATGGTTCTCGTCGTCCACCACCGGTCCGCACACCAGGTTGTATGTCGCGAAGTATCGCGTCACGACCGCGAGCGAATCGTCGGCGCCGAGGCTGGGTAGATCGCTGTCCAGAATTCCGCCGACCAGGCTTGCCGGCGGTTCACGTAACAACTTCTGTAGATGGACGCACCCGAGGTAGCGTCCGGTCGGCGTGGCCGTCGGCGGGCGGACGACAAAAACCATGCTGGACAGCGCGGGCGTGACGTCGTAGTTGCGGGCCCGGGCGAGGGCCTCCGCCACCGTGGTCGACGCCGTCAGCACCACCGGTTCCGGCGTCATCAAACCACCAGCCGTATCGGGGGAGTGTTCGAGGAGTCGGCGCACCGGTTCCGAGTCCTGCGGGTCCATCAATTGCAGCAACGATTCTGCTTCGGTTTCGGGTAGCTCGCCCAAAAGGTCGGCGGCGTCGTCCGGGTCCATCGCCTCGAGGAGATCGGCCGCCCGTTCCACTTCGAGGTGCATGAGAAGGTCGGTCTGATCGTCGGCAGGCAGTTCCTGCACGACGTCGGCGAGACGCTCGTCGTCGAGAGCAACAGCTAGCTCGTGTCGGCGTTTTTCCGGGAGTTCGCGCATCGCATTGGCGACGTCGGCCGGACGCATCCCCTCGTACTGCAGCAGCAGATGGGCCACGCCCTGCCCCGGCAGTGACAGATCACTTTGGGTAAGTCCCGCAACGTGC
The nucleotide sequence above comes from Rhodococcus sp. KBS0724. Encoded proteins:
- a CDS encoding Mrp/NBP35 family ATP-binding protein, whose translation is MSALTESDVRSALARVLDPEIRKPITELGMVRNITLAQDNSVDIGIYLTTAGCPMRTEITERVTKAVADVAGVGAIRVELDVMNDTQRTELRKSLRGDSAEPVIPFAQPGSLTRVYAVASGKGGVGKSSVTVNLAAALAARGLSVGVLDADIYGHSIPRMLGTDAKPTQVEKMIMPPVAHDVKMISIAQFTQGNTPVVWRGPMLHRALQQFLADVFWGDLDILLLDLPPGTGDIAISVAQLIPSAEILVVTTPQQAAAEVAERAGAIALQTRQRVAGVVENMSWLELPDGTRMDVFGTGGGQTVSDRLTKAVGAKVPLLGQIPLDPSVREAGDAGTPIVLSAPDSAAAKALTEIADKLAVRQRGLAGMSLGINTVRNM
- a CDS encoding lytic transglycosylase domain-containing protein, producing MGRHNKKTDSHIRRNSVIALSGLIPIGLVTAANSAGAVSDMTFVNAASAETAVAPLATPATQEPQAQILPVADLAPAVAEPAPLAPVQATPPLPASMAEGALGIPSVSVAAYQNAERILAVENPTCNMQWTMLAGIGRVESGHAHDGKDADALGNLFEPVIGLPLNGSLPGQAVIMDTDGGALDGDTVYDRAVGPMQFIPSTWTQYAGDGNGDGISDPQNLFDSALTTGKYLCDGGLNMQDLTQAAKAIHRYNNSAAYVANVLAWTAGYSTGIVPAASDLPRIH
- a CDS encoding magnesium transporter MgtE N-terminal domain-containing protein, encoding MAAAGKVFAARLAGLVVLGPDGESIGRVRDVVITVRIGRQQPRVLGLVIEMFTRKRIFVPMLRVTAIEPSAVTLTTGNVSIRRFTQRPGEVLALAQVLDSHVRVDDPELTELHGVDAVVVDLGIESRRTRDWVVSKVAVRGHRGRLGRRAAIHIVDWQHVAGLTQSDLSLPGQGVAHLLLQYEGMRPADVANAMRELPEKRRHELAVALDDERLADVVQELPADDQTDLLMHLEVERAADLLEAMDPDDAADLLGELPETEAESLLQLMDPQDSEPVRRLLEHSPDTAGGLMTPEPVVLTASTTVAEALARARNYDVTPALSSMVFVVRPPTATPTGRYLGCVHLQKLLREPPASLVGGILDSDLPSLGADDSLAVVTRYFATYNLVCGPVVDDENHLIGAVTVDDVLDHLLPEDWREDDSDDEGLVR
- a CDS encoding DUF1003 domain-containing protein, whose amino-acid sequence is MSDRSSSARQRLETPRGSRRFHFDFDVEAVGRVSERIARFLGTGRYLAIQTIIVIVWIALNIFAVSLQWDPYPFILLNLAFSTQAAYAAPLILLAQNRQENRDKVSLEEDRIRAEQTKADTEFLARELAALRISLGEVATRDYLRRELDEIKLLLTADHEPPPKKKQRESGSGKKSHDSRDS
- a CDS encoding lytic transglycosylase domain-containing protein, with protein sequence MGTPNPGYQQRGIVRVRGLIAASTLLGGLLAATGPAALTAGSAPATGSPIPIALAGNAVNAVDSPDFLPTPRTVRTQRSAPPSTTATTTALDPAAATVVLTSLGIPEIVLNAYRSAELVMMTEAPGCGVPWHLLAGIGRIESGHANGGRTTSVGTTVTPIYGPVLDGRLAGNQIITDTDKGLIDGDPTHDRAVGPMQFIPSTWAHYASDGNGDGVTDPNNVFDAALSAAKYLCSGGLDLRNLDQETKAVLRYNNSAAYAANVIMWSTAYKSGVLPSGSLPYTGGINTGSINAGNADATSTAAILAAAAAVDPAAEKKDADQTTAAATPPPLLPGLPDMPALSPDLQALIPPGVLPTTPNQSTPGQSAPGPATTPQPPTGPIIPLPVLTSRGLVWPILTPTGWTWPDDMCVILPDPVALAQLQPGIFLPCAIPTTGASTAAPAPTTDTTTATPPSVPAATSDAAPAAVAPTPAAAPAPAPAPLLPGLPFMPVA
- the tatB gene encoding Sec-independent protein translocase protein TatB — its product is MFGNIGWGEFMILLVAALVILGPERLPGAVSWVTRSLRQVREYASGAQNQLKEELGTDFEDLRKPLADLNKLRGMTPRAVITQHLLDGDDSLFTGDFDKKSQSTAKPQSSNGVKPQSGAQEPMSLTKDKPLAAGERPPVDLDAT